From Symphalangus syndactylus isolate Jambi chromosome 17, NHGRI_mSymSyn1-v2.1_pri, whole genome shotgun sequence, one genomic window encodes:
- the DLL3 gene encoding delta-like protein 3 isoform X2 — translation MVSPRMSRLLSQTVILALIFLPQARPAGVFELQIHSFGPGPGPGAPRSPCSARGPCRLFFRVCLKPGLSEEASESPSPCALGAALSARGPVYTEQPGAPAPDLPLPDGLLQVPFRDAWPGTFSLIIETWREELGDQIGGPAWSLLARVAGRRRLAAGGPWARDIQRAGAWELRFSYRARCEPPAVGTACTRLCRPHSAPSRCSPGLRPCAPLEDECEAPPVCRAGCSPEYGFCEQPGECRCLEGWTGPLCTVPVSTSSCLSPRSPSSATTGCLVPGPGPCDGNPCANGGSCSETPGSFECACPRGFYGLRCEVSGVTCADGPCFNGGLCVGGADPDSAYICHCPPGFQGSNCEKRVDRCSLRPCRNGGLCLDLGHALRCSCRAGFAGPRCEHDLDDCAGRACANGGTCVEGGGAHRCSCALGFGGRDCRERADPCAARPCAHGGRCYAHFSGLVCACAPGYMGARCEFPVHPDGASALPAAPPGLRPGDPQRYLLPPALGLLVAAGVAGAALLLVHVRRRGHAQDAGSRLLAGTPEPSVHALPDALNNLRTQEGPGDGPSPSVDWNRPEDVDPRGIYVISAPSIFAREA, via the exons ATGGTCTCCCCACGGATGTCCCGGCTCCTCTCCCAGACTGTGATCCTAGCTCTCATTTTCCTCCCCCAG GCACGGCCCGCTGGCGTCTTCGAGCTGCAGATCCACTCTTTCGGGCCGGGTCCAGGCCCTGGGGCCCCGCGGTCCCCCTGCAGCGCCCGGGGCCCCTGCCGCCTCTTCTTCAGAGTCTGCCTGAAGCCTGGGCTCTCGGAGGAGGCCTCCGAGTCCCCGTCCCCGTGCGCCCTGGGCGCGGCGCTGAGTGCGCGCGGACCCGTCTACACCGAGCAGCCCGGAGCGCCCGCACCTGATCTCCCACTGCCCGATGGCCTCTTGCAGGTGCCCTTCCGGGACGCCTGGCCT GGCACCTTCTCTCTCATCATCGAAACCTGGAGAGAGGAATTAGGAGACCAGATTGGAG ggccagcctggagcctgctggCGCGCGTGGCTGGCCGGCGGCGCTTGGCAGCCGGGGGCCCGTGGGCCCGGGACATTCAGCGCGCAGGCGCCTGGGAGCTGCGCTTCTCGTACCGCGCGCGCTGCGAGCCGCCTGCCGTCGGGACTGCGTGCACGCGCCTCTGCCGTCCGCACAGCGCCCCCTCGCGGTGCAGCCCAGGACTGCGCCCCTGCGCACCGCTCGAGGACGAGTGTGAGGCGCCGC CGGTGTGCCGAGCAGGCTGCAGCCCCGAGTATGGCTTCTGTGAGCAGCCCGGTGAATGCCGATGCCTAGAGGGCTGGACTGGACCCCTCTGCACGGTCCCTGTCTCCACCAGCAGCTGCCTAAGCCCCAGGAGCCCGTCCTCTGCTACCACCGGATGCCTTGTCCCTGGGCCTGGGCCCTGCGACGGGAACCCGTGTGCAAATGGAGGCAGCTGTAGT GAGACACCCGGGTCCTTTGAATGCGCCTGCCCGCGTGGGTTCTACGGGCTGCGGTGTGAGGTGAGCGGGGTGACATGTGCGGATGGACCCTGCTTCAACGGTGGCTTGTGTGTCGGGGGTGCAGACCCTGACTCTGCCTACATCTGCCACTGCCCACCCGGTTTCCAAGGCTccaactgtgagaagagggtggACCGGTGCAGCCTGCGGCCATGCCGCAATG GTGGACTCTGCCTGGACCTGGGCCACGCCCTGCGCTGCAGCTGCCGCGCCGGCTTCGCGGGTCCGCGCTGCGAGCACGATCTGGACGACTGCGCGGGCCGCGCCTGCGCTAACGGCGGCACGTGTGTGGAGGGCGGCGGCGCGCACCGCTGCTCCTGCGCGCTGGGCTTCGGCGGCCGCGACTGCCGCGAGCGCGCGGACCCGTGCGCCGCGCGCCCCTGTGCTCACGGCGGCCGCTGCTACGCCCACTTCTCCGGCCTCGTCTGCGCCTGCGCGCCCGGCTACATGGGAGCGCGGTGTGAGTTCCCAGTGCACCCCGACGGCGCAAGCGCGTTGCCCGCGGCCCCGCCGGGCCTGAGGCCCGGGGACCCGCAGCGCTACCTTTTGCCGCCTGCTCTGGGACTGCTGGTGGCCGCGGGCGTGGCCGGCGCTGCGCTCTTGCTGGTCCACGTGCGCCGCCGTGGCCACGCCCAGGATGCTGGGTCTCGCTTGCTGGCTGGGACCCCGGAGCCGTCAGTCCACGCACTCCCTGATGCACTCAACAACCTAAGGACGCAGGAGGGTCCCGGGGATGGCCCGAG CCCGTCCGTAGATTGGAATCGCCCTGAAGATGTAGACCCTCGAGGGATTTATGTCATATCTGCTCCTTCCATCTTCGCTCGGGAG GCCTGA
- the DLL3 gene encoding delta-like protein 3 isoform X1: protein MVSPRMSRLLSQTVILALIFLPQARPAGVFELQIHSFGPGPGPGAPRSPCSARGPCRLFFRVCLKPGLSEEASESPSPCALGAALSARGPVYTEQPGAPAPDLPLPDGLLQVPFRDAWPGTFSLIIETWREELGDQIGGPAWSLLARVAGRRRLAAGGPWARDIQRAGAWELRFSYRARCEPPAVGTACTRLCRPHSAPSRCSPGLRPCAPLEDECEAPPVCRAGCSPEYGFCEQPGECRCLEGWTGPLCTVPVSTSSCLSPRSPSSATTGCLVPGPGPCDGNPCANGGSCSETPGSFECACPRGFYGLRCEVSGVTCADGPCFNGGLCVGGADPDSAYICHCPPGFQGSNCEKRVDRCSLRPCRNGGLCLDLGHALRCSCRAGFAGPRCEHDLDDCAGRACANGGTCVEGGGAHRCSCALGFGGRDCRERADPCAARPCAHGGRCYAHFSGLVCACAPGYMGARCEFPVHPDGASALPAAPPGLRPGDPQRYLLPPALGLLVAAGVAGAALLLVHVRRRGHAQDAGSRLLAGTPEPSVHALPDALNNLRTQEGPGDGPSPSVDWNRPEDVDPRGIYVISAPSIFAREVAMPLFPPLHTGRAGRRQHLLFPYPSSILSVK, encoded by the exons ATGGTCTCCCCACGGATGTCCCGGCTCCTCTCCCAGACTGTGATCCTAGCTCTCATTTTCCTCCCCCAG GCACGGCCCGCTGGCGTCTTCGAGCTGCAGATCCACTCTTTCGGGCCGGGTCCAGGCCCTGGGGCCCCGCGGTCCCCCTGCAGCGCCCGGGGCCCCTGCCGCCTCTTCTTCAGAGTCTGCCTGAAGCCTGGGCTCTCGGAGGAGGCCTCCGAGTCCCCGTCCCCGTGCGCCCTGGGCGCGGCGCTGAGTGCGCGCGGACCCGTCTACACCGAGCAGCCCGGAGCGCCCGCACCTGATCTCCCACTGCCCGATGGCCTCTTGCAGGTGCCCTTCCGGGACGCCTGGCCT GGCACCTTCTCTCTCATCATCGAAACCTGGAGAGAGGAATTAGGAGACCAGATTGGAG ggccagcctggagcctgctggCGCGCGTGGCTGGCCGGCGGCGCTTGGCAGCCGGGGGCCCGTGGGCCCGGGACATTCAGCGCGCAGGCGCCTGGGAGCTGCGCTTCTCGTACCGCGCGCGCTGCGAGCCGCCTGCCGTCGGGACTGCGTGCACGCGCCTCTGCCGTCCGCACAGCGCCCCCTCGCGGTGCAGCCCAGGACTGCGCCCCTGCGCACCGCTCGAGGACGAGTGTGAGGCGCCGC CGGTGTGCCGAGCAGGCTGCAGCCCCGAGTATGGCTTCTGTGAGCAGCCCGGTGAATGCCGATGCCTAGAGGGCTGGACTGGACCCCTCTGCACGGTCCCTGTCTCCACCAGCAGCTGCCTAAGCCCCAGGAGCCCGTCCTCTGCTACCACCGGATGCCTTGTCCCTGGGCCTGGGCCCTGCGACGGGAACCCGTGTGCAAATGGAGGCAGCTGTAGT GAGACACCCGGGTCCTTTGAATGCGCCTGCCCGCGTGGGTTCTACGGGCTGCGGTGTGAGGTGAGCGGGGTGACATGTGCGGATGGACCCTGCTTCAACGGTGGCTTGTGTGTCGGGGGTGCAGACCCTGACTCTGCCTACATCTGCCACTGCCCACCCGGTTTCCAAGGCTccaactgtgagaagagggtggACCGGTGCAGCCTGCGGCCATGCCGCAATG GTGGACTCTGCCTGGACCTGGGCCACGCCCTGCGCTGCAGCTGCCGCGCCGGCTTCGCGGGTCCGCGCTGCGAGCACGATCTGGACGACTGCGCGGGCCGCGCCTGCGCTAACGGCGGCACGTGTGTGGAGGGCGGCGGCGCGCACCGCTGCTCCTGCGCGCTGGGCTTCGGCGGCCGCGACTGCCGCGAGCGCGCGGACCCGTGCGCCGCGCGCCCCTGTGCTCACGGCGGCCGCTGCTACGCCCACTTCTCCGGCCTCGTCTGCGCCTGCGCGCCCGGCTACATGGGAGCGCGGTGTGAGTTCCCAGTGCACCCCGACGGCGCAAGCGCGTTGCCCGCGGCCCCGCCGGGCCTGAGGCCCGGGGACCCGCAGCGCTACCTTTTGCCGCCTGCTCTGGGACTGCTGGTGGCCGCGGGCGTGGCCGGCGCTGCGCTCTTGCTGGTCCACGTGCGCCGCCGTGGCCACGCCCAGGATGCTGGGTCTCGCTTGCTGGCTGGGACCCCGGAGCCGTCAGTCCACGCACTCCCTGATGCACTCAACAACCTAAGGACGCAGGAGGGTCCCGGGGATGGCCCGAG CCCGTCCGTAGATTGGAATCGCCCTGAAGATGTAGACCCTCGAGGGATTTATGTCATATCTGCTCCTTCCATCTTCGCTCGGGAGGTAGCAATGCCCCTTTTCCCCCCGCTACACACTGGGCGCGCTGGGCGGAGGCAGCACCTGCTTTTTCCCTACCCTTCCTCGATTCTGTCTGTGAAATGA